From a single Parambassis ranga chromosome 2, fParRan2.1, whole genome shotgun sequence genomic region:
- the LOC114449625 gene encoding major histocompatibility complex class I-related gene protein-like isoform X2 translates to MTAFSLLLLVCHVSSAVKHTLKYYTTASSGVENQPEFVIVALVDGVQAAYCDGSNKILEAKQEWGRKVFDSDPQLYQRYSVECFENQPNLFKATISSLKQRFNHSTGVHTFQSVEGCEWDDTTGEVAGSVHYDYNGEDFIVFDVSTLTWVALKPQAFITKMSWDVQRARLKYNQRFITQICPDRLKTYLQHGRSSLLRTVKPDHVTVPVVAAAVVVLALVAMATAGGYLVHKQRKEAEDSTELPEATNLNTAS, encoded by the exons ATGACAGCGTTTTCTCTACTGCTCCTCGTTTGTCACGTTTCATCAGCGG TGAAGCACACGCTGAAGTATTACACCACTGCATCATCTGGGGTAGAGAACCAGCCGGAGTTTGTGATCGTGGCGCTGGTTGATGGCGTTCAGGCAGCTTACTGTGACGGCAGCAACAAGATACTGGAAGCAAAGCAGGAGTGGGGGAGGAAAGTGTTCGACAGCGACCCCCAGCTCTACCAGCGCTACAGCGTGGAGTGTTTTGAGAATCAGCCGAACCTCTTCAAAGCCACCATTTCTAGTCTGAAGCAGCGTTTTAATCACAGCACAG gggTCCACACTTTCCAGAGTGTGGAAGGCTGTGAGTGGGATGACACGACGGGAGAGGTCGCCGGCTCGGTACACTATGATTATAACGGCGAGGACTTCATTGTCTTCGACGTGAGCACGCTGACGTGGGTCGCTCTGAAGCCGCAGGCGTTCATCACCAAGATGAGCTGGGATGTGCAGAGAGCTCGGTTAAAATACAACCAGAGGTTCATCACTCAGATCTGCCCTGATAGGCTGAAGACGTACCTGCAGCATGGGAGGAGCTCCCTGCTGAGAACag TGAAGCCTGATCATGTGACcgtccctgttgttgctgctgcagttgttgttCTTGCTCtcgttgccatggcaactgcAGGTGGATACCTGGTTCATAAACAGAGGAAAG AAGCTGAGG
- the LOC114449531 gene encoding major histocompatibility complex class I-related gene protein-like — protein MQLFVMFLLFCHTAAAVRHTLKYFYTASSGVPEFPEFVAVALINDVDIGYCDSNTRRATSKYDCGYKITEEDPQHFERLTKRCLAAMYIYKEKFEFLKQRFNQTGGVHAYQNMFGCDWDDETGDTAGYEQHGYDGEDFINFDLETQTWIAPNPRAVITKNEWDQDKMRNDNTKFFLTHECIQWLKKYLEYGKSLLLRKDRPSVSLLQKTPSSAVSCHATDFYPDRALMFWSKDGEEIHEGVEHGEILPNHDGTFQMSVDLIVSSVPEEDWRRYHCVFQFEGAEDTIITGLDGTLIRTNREKPGNMAVPVMAASAALLSLIMAAAAFMVYRKKKATCPPSGPDNNSELSESLNPLD, from the exons ATGCAGCTGTTTGTTatgtttcttctcttctgtcacactgcagctgcag TGAGACACACCCTGAAGTATTTCTACACTGCATCATCTGGAGTTCCAGAGTTCCCAGAGTTTGTGGCCGTTGCACTGATCAATGACGTTGACATCGGTTACTGTGACAGCAACACCAGGAGAGCAACATCCAAATATGATTGCGGGTATAAAATCACTGAAGAAGATCCCCAGCACTTTGAGAGGCTCACTAAGAGGTGTTTGGCTGCTATGTACATTTACAAAGAGAAGTTTGAATTTTTGAAGCAGCGTTTCAATCAAACTGGAG gggTTCATGCCTACCAGAACATGTTCGGCTGTGACTGGGATGATGAAACTGGAGACACTGCTGGTTATGAACAGCATGGTTATGATGGAGAAGACTTCATAAACTTTGACCTGGAGACACAGACGTGGATCGCTCCGAACCCACGAGCTGTCATCACCAAGAATGAATGGGACCAAGATAAAATGAGAAATGACAATACGAAATTCTTCTTGACACATGAATGCATTCAGTGGCTGAAGAAGTATTTAGAATATGGAAAGAGTCTTCTGCTGAGGAAAG ATcgtccctcagtgtctctcctccagaagactccctcctctgcagtcagctgccacgctacagatttctaccctgacagagccctgatgttctggagcaaagatggagaggagattcatgaaggtgtggagcacggagagatcctccccaaccatgatggaaccttccagatgagtgttgaTCTGATTGTTTCATCAGTCCCAGAGGAGgactggaggaggtaccactgtgtgtttcagtttgaggGTGCTGAGGACACCATCATCACTGGACTGGATGGAACCCTAATCAGAACCAACAGAG AGAAGCCTGGGAACATGGCCGTCCCTGTCATGGCTGCATCAGCTGCTCTTCTTTCTCtcatcatggctgctgctgcattcatgGTTTATAGGAAGAAGAAAG cCACATGCCCTCCATCTG GTCCTGACAACAACAGTGAGCTCTCAGAGAGCCTGAACCCACTTGACTGA